The Halogeometricum rufum genome has a segment encoding these proteins:
- the ppk1 gene encoding polyphosphate kinase 1, translating into MDSEEPASGDAAARTPAIAPDAPASFEDAHVSDAAWYLNRELSELSFHHRVLHEALDEENPPLERAKFLAILTGNLDEFFMKRVGGLKQQIAAGVTEPSPDGRTPRAQWSAVLSRADDLFAEQERCYREAVRPALADAGVRILDYDDLTAAERDRLRSYFEASVLPTLTPLTFDPTASFPFVSNLSLSVAVLTREEEDDDLRFSRVKVPPNRPRLVDVGGVAGEGPTGEAGERFVLLEDVVRANLDLVFPNVEVVGTSLFRVTRNAEVRRNEEVAEGLIEAIEDVLRQRRFATVVRLELDADTPAFVRDLLVEHLGVDEAEVYERDGPIDYRFCFRLADLDRPDLRLPSWTPQPHPRLADHAADDPASLFAEIRAGDVLVHHPYHSFSGTVQTFLSAAARDPDVLAIKMTIYRTAPDSSVVRTLIDAAARGKQVAVMVELKARFDEENNLRWVRRLEEEGIHVAYGTVGLKTHAKTALVVREEDDGVRLYSHVATGNYHSETAKTYTDLGLLTADRSVGRDLVNLFNFFTGHARHTDYRTLLVAPENLRNELVRLIRREATNARAGADARIVAKMNSLEDPEIVRELYEASRAGVEIDLVVRGICRLRPGVEGLSETVTVSSVVGRFLEHSRVFYFENARGAASTGDAAAGGGNGTGDESGDGDGNGDGDESGAGGAPEYYIGSADWMTRNLDRRVEAVVPVESPELQHELDVVLQTLLADNRKRWRMTADGAYERCRPGDDAELVAQEVLMSLARTDARHESIRREGFAGDDW; encoded by the coding sequence ATGGATTCGGAGGAACCGGCGTCGGGAGACGCCGCCGCAAGGACGCCGGCTATCGCGCCCGACGCCCCGGCGTCGTTCGAGGACGCGCACGTGAGCGACGCCGCGTGGTATCTCAACCGCGAACTGAGCGAACTCTCTTTTCACCACCGCGTCCTCCACGAAGCGCTCGACGAGGAGAACCCGCCGCTCGAACGCGCGAAGTTCCTCGCCATCCTCACCGGCAACCTCGACGAGTTCTTCATGAAGCGCGTCGGCGGCCTCAAACAGCAGATCGCCGCCGGCGTGACGGAGCCCTCGCCTGACGGGCGGACGCCGCGGGCGCAGTGGTCGGCCGTCCTCTCGCGGGCGGACGACCTGTTCGCCGAACAGGAGCGCTGCTACCGCGAAGCCGTCCGCCCCGCCCTCGCCGACGCGGGCGTCCGCATCCTCGACTACGACGACCTGACGGCGGCCGAACGCGACCGCCTCCGGTCGTACTTCGAGGCGTCCGTCCTCCCGACGCTGACGCCGCTGACGTTCGACCCGACGGCGTCGTTCCCGTTCGTCTCGAACCTCAGCCTCTCGGTGGCCGTCCTCACGCGCGAGGAGGAGGACGACGACCTGCGATTCTCCCGGGTGAAGGTGCCGCCGAACCGACCCCGACTCGTCGACGTCGGCGGCGTGGCCGGGGAGGGACCCACCGGCGAGGCGGGCGAGCGGTTCGTCCTCCTCGAAGACGTCGTCCGCGCGAACCTCGACCTCGTGTTCCCGAACGTGGAGGTGGTCGGCACGTCGCTGTTTCGGGTGACGCGCAACGCCGAGGTGCGGCGCAACGAGGAGGTGGCCGAGGGCCTCATCGAGGCCATCGAGGACGTCCTCAGACAGCGACGGTTCGCCACCGTCGTCCGCCTCGAACTCGACGCCGACACGCCGGCGTTCGTCCGCGACCTGTTGGTCGAACACCTCGGCGTCGACGAGGCGGAGGTGTACGAACGCGACGGGCCGATAGACTACCGCTTCTGCTTCCGCCTCGCGGACCTCGACAGGCCGGACCTGCGACTGCCGTCGTGGACGCCGCAACCGCACCCCCGACTGGCCGACCACGCGGCCGACGACCCGGCGTCGCTGTTCGCGGAGATTCGGGCCGGCGACGTCCTCGTCCACCACCCGTACCACTCCTTTTCGGGCACCGTGCAGACGTTCCTCTCCGCGGCGGCCCGGGACCCGGACGTCCTCGCCATCAAGATGACCATCTACCGCACTGCACCCGACTCCAGCGTCGTCCGGACGCTCATCGACGCCGCCGCCCGCGGCAAGCAGGTGGCGGTGATGGTCGAGTTGAAGGCGCGGTTCGACGAGGAGAACAACCTCCGGTGGGTCCGCCGACTGGAGGAGGAGGGCATCCACGTCGCCTACGGCACCGTCGGGCTGAAGACGCACGCGAAGACGGCGCTGGTCGTCCGCGAGGAGGACGACGGGGTCCGCCTCTACTCGCACGTCGCAACCGGCAACTACCACTCCGAGACGGCGAAGACGTACACCGACCTCGGACTGCTCACCGCCGACCGGAGCGTCGGGCGCGACCTGGTGAACCTGTTCAACTTCTTCACCGGGCACGCCCGCCACACCGACTACCGGACGCTGCTCGTCGCGCCGGAGAACCTCCGAAACGAGCTCGTGCGCCTGATTCGCCGCGAGGCGACGAACGCCCGCGCGGGGGCAGACGCCCGCATCGTCGCCAAGATGAACTCGCTGGAGGACCCCGAGATAGTCCGCGAACTGTACGAGGCGTCGCGAGCGGGCGTCGAAATCGACCTCGTGGTGCGCGGCATCTGCCGCCTCCGACCCGGCGTCGAGGGACTCTCCGAGACGGTCACCGTCTCCAGCGTCGTCGGTCGCTTCCTCGAACACTCGCGCGTCTTCTACTTCGAGAACGCGCGGGGTGCAGCCTCGACGGGCGACGCCGCCGCCGGTGGCGGGAACGGAACCGGCGACGAGAGCGGAGACGGTGACGGGAACGGAGACGGCGACGAGAGCGGGGCCGGGGGCGCACCGGAGTACTACATCGGCTCCGCGGACTGGATGACGCGCAACCTCGACCGGCGGGTGGAGGCCGTCGTCCCCGTCGAGAGCCCGGAACTCCAGCACGAACTCGACGTGGTGCTGCAGACGCTTCTGGCCGACAACCGCAAGCGGTGGCGGATGACCGCCGACGGCGCGTACGAGCGGTGCCGCCCCGGCGACGACGCGGAACTCGTCGCGCAGGAGGTGTTGATGTCGCTGGCGCGGACCGACGCGCGACACGAGTCGATACGGCGAGAGGGGTTCGCCGGCGACGACTGGTGA
- a CDS encoding peptidoglycan-binding domain-containing protein: MTSAKQRFYVLDSSIEGTLRQAAKKAIANAAPLGSRFLPTEKTGGFDDLREKLRELSEPDQIRENGKISDMTIVAHGYAGGVFSLGDDFVTEGKLDEIDGPFDVFADHARIDIVRCASSTLPIEEADRRSLYRKVGQKLLPRGGRVCGTKNDVEFSWGGGVRLTKPGSGGNVPLGGSYPTTFHSLEYLKYNPQECEEIPGPNESSRVYRTLRYGDRGEDVEQLQKFLRVKPDGKYGPFTKSSVKRFQRQQGLAATGIVDAGTHRAIRRHDREPPKVHRTLRVGSQGADVRRLQRFLGVQRDGRFGPQTSAALKSWQQGMGLHPDGVAGPNTIRAINRLRGGNPSIYRRLETGSEGADVRRLQGVIGARQDGLFGPETERKLRGWQRNHGLAADGIAGPQTHRKMQSTLSANAIINRTLRSGSRGDDVRRLQGVIGARQDGVFGPETERKLRAWQRNHGLAADGLAGQHTFRKMHTLLQP; encoded by the coding sequence ATGACCTCAGCAAAGCAGCGGTTCTACGTACTCGACAGCTCGATCGAGGGGACGCTTCGACAGGCCGCGAAGAAAGCAATCGCGAACGCCGCGCCTCTGGGTTCTCGATTCCTCCCCACCGAGAAGACCGGTGGGTTCGACGACCTCCGTGAGAAGCTTCGGGAGCTGTCGGAACCGGACCAGATTCGAGAGAACGGAAAGATATCCGATATGACGATCGTGGCACACGGCTACGCCGGTGGCGTATTCTCCCTCGGCGACGACTTCGTCACCGAAGGAAAGCTCGACGAGATCGACGGGCCGTTCGACGTGTTCGCCGACCACGCCCGAATCGACATCGTCAGGTGTGCATCGAGTACCCTCCCGATCGAAGAGGCGGACCGTCGATCGCTCTATCGCAAAGTGGGCCAAAAGCTCCTGCCACGCGGCGGTCGCGTCTGTGGGACGAAGAACGATGTCGAATTCTCCTGGGGAGGGGGCGTTCGGCTGACTAAACCGGGGTCCGGTGGAAACGTCCCTCTCGGTGGGTCCTATCCTACGACGTTCCACTCGTTGGAATATCTAAAATACAACCCGCAGGAGTGCGAGGAGATTCCGGGACCGAACGAGTCGTCCCGAGTGTATCGAACGCTTCGGTACGGGGACCGTGGAGAGGACGTCGAGCAACTCCAGAAGTTCCTCCGCGTGAAGCCGGATGGGAAGTACGGACCCTTCACGAAGTCTTCGGTGAAGCGTTTCCAGCGACAGCAGGGCTTAGCCGCGACCGGAATCGTAGACGCCGGGACGCATCGAGCGATTCGCCGGCACGACCGTGAGCCTCCGAAAGTCCACCGGACACTTCGAGTCGGGAGTCAGGGAGCCGACGTTCGCCGATTACAGCGATTCCTCGGTGTCCAGCGAGACGGTCGGTTTGGCCCTCAGACCAGTGCTGCGCTGAAATCCTGGCAGCAGGGAATGGGGCTCCACCCCGACGGGGTCGCGGGCCCGAACACGATCCGCGCGATCAACAGACTCCGTGGTGGTAATCCGAGCATCTATCGACGCCTCGAGACCGGGAGCGAGGGCGCGGACGTCCGTCGGCTTCAGGGCGTAATCGGAGCGCGACAGGACGGGCTGTTCGGGCCGGAGACCGAGCGGAAGCTACGGGGGTGGCAACGAAACCACGGGTTGGCCGCCGACGGCATCGCCGGCCCACAGACGCACCGGAAGATGCAGTCGACCCTCTCCGCTAACGCAATCATCAACCGGACGCTCCGGTCGGGGAGTCGGGGAGACGACGTGCGCAGGCTTCAGGGCGTAATCGGAGCGCGGCAGGACGGGGTGTTCGGGCCGGAGACCGAGCGAAAGCTACGGGCGTGGCAACGAAACCACGGGCTGGCCGCCGACGGCCTCGCCGGCCAGCACACGTTCCGAAAGATGCACACGCTCCTCCAGCCCTGA
- the map gene encoding type II methionyl aminopeptidase: MSIGPLDEETVENYREAGQVLRQVLDETAEMVEPGVTHLEVAEYAEERIYELADGCAFPTNISVNEEASHATPGRDDDTEFGEDMVCLDCGVHVDGYIADAAVTVDLSGNAELKEAAEEALDAALDAVAPGVQTGAVGAEIEDVIRGYGYTPVLNLSGHGVEQWDAHTGPNVPNRGTERGVEFEVGDVVAIEPFATTGSGKVTEGSKEEIYSLERDRSVRNRAAREVLEQVTEEYRTLPFAARWLDSSRADIAVQRLKQQGVLHGYPVLKEDDGELVSQAEHTVVVTEDGCEILTE; this comes from the coding sequence ATGAGCATCGGACCCCTCGACGAGGAGACGGTCGAGAACTACCGAGAGGCCGGGCAGGTCCTCCGGCAGGTTCTCGACGAGACGGCCGAGATGGTGGAACCGGGCGTGACGCACCTCGAAGTCGCCGAGTACGCCGAAGAGCGAATCTACGAACTCGCCGACGGCTGTGCCTTCCCGACCAACATCAGCGTGAACGAGGAGGCGTCCCACGCCACCCCGGGCCGCGACGACGACACGGAGTTCGGCGAGGACATGGTCTGTCTGGACTGCGGCGTCCACGTCGACGGCTACATCGCCGACGCCGCGGTGACGGTGGACCTCTCGGGCAACGCCGAACTGAAGGAGGCGGCCGAGGAGGCACTCGACGCCGCCCTCGACGCCGTCGCCCCCGGCGTCCAGACGGGCGCCGTCGGCGCGGAGATAGAGGACGTGATTCGAGGCTACGGCTATACGCCGGTCCTCAACCTCTCGGGACACGGCGTCGAGCAGTGGGACGCCCACACGGGCCCGAACGTCCCGAACCGCGGCACCGAACGCGGCGTCGAGTTCGAAGTCGGCGACGTGGTGGCCATCGAACCGTTCGCGACGACGGGGTCGGGGAAGGTCACCGAGGGGTCCAAAGAGGAGATTTACAGCCTCGAACGCGACCGGTCGGTGCGCAACCGCGCGGCGCGAGAGGTCCTCGAACAGGTCACCGAGGAGTACCGGACGCTCCCGTTCGCCGCCCGGTGGCTGGACTCCTCGCGCGCGGACATCGCCGTCCAGCGACTGAAACAGCAGGGCGTCCTGCACGGCTACCCCGTCCTGAAGGAGGACGACGGCGAACTCGTGAGTCAGGCCGAACACACCGTCGTCGTCACCGAGGACGGCTGCGAGATACTCACCGAGTAG
- a CDS encoding TMEM175 family protein — MGIPLRRESTETDRLLALSDGVIAIAITLLVLELTVPEVPPGTPTAAVPTLVFEQWHEFVGYVLSFLVIGSYWVNHRRLFVHIERHDRGVVWLNLVFLLVLAFVPFASSMFATYPNQFGVMFLAGALALTGLCLTLLWSYASRQRLLKEGLASRTVQIQAARFLASPFVFVLSIGVAAFDPALGILTWLLLVPINVALQSRLADSLEAPIDRSEDRPDG; from the coding sequence ATGGGGATACCACTCCGTCGAGAGTCGACCGAAACGGACCGACTCCTCGCACTGAGCGACGGCGTCATCGCTATCGCCATCACGCTGTTGGTGCTCGAACTCACCGTTCCGGAGGTGCCGCCGGGGACCCCGACTGCCGCAGTTCCGACCCTCGTCTTCGAACAGTGGCACGAGTTCGTCGGATACGTCCTCAGTTTCCTCGTCATCGGGTCCTACTGGGTCAACCACCGTCGTCTCTTCGTGCACATCGAGAGACACGACAGGGGCGTCGTGTGGCTCAACCTCGTCTTCCTCCTCGTGCTCGCGTTCGTTCCGTTCGCATCCAGCATGTTCGCGACGTATCCGAACCAGTTCGGCGTCATGTTCCTCGCTGGTGCTCTCGCCCTCACCGGTCTCTGTCTCACGCTCCTCTGGTCGTACGCCTCGCGGCAACGACTCCTCAAAGAGGGGCTGGCGTCCCGCACCGTACAGATTCAAGCCGCACGGTTCCTCGCCTCCCCGTTCGTGTTCGTCCTCTCGATAGGCGTCGCCGCGTTCGACCCCGCTCTCGGCATCCTGACGTGGCTGCTGTTGGTTCCCATCAACGTCGCGCTCCAGTCGCGACTGGCCGACAGTCTCGAAGCGCCCATCGACAGGTCGGAGGACAGACCGGACGGCTGA
- a CDS encoding S26 family signal peptidase: MADDSGPRLPLYVRDVLQTVAAVALVGAILFAVTGIWPPMVAVESGSMEPHIDTGDMVLVSDTNRYAGGAADEHGIVTRAAAEGYTRFSDGGDVVVYMPPGRTGSPIIHRAQFRVDAGENWYDRADPDAIGAGVDSCAELTNCPAPNAGYITKGDDVARYDQATGLAPPVAPEWVRAKAQVRVPFLGWVRLAIAGKL, encoded by the coding sequence ATGGCCGACGACTCCGGTCCCCGCCTCCCCCTGTACGTCCGCGACGTCCTCCAGACCGTCGCCGCCGTCGCCCTCGTCGGCGCGATTCTGTTCGCGGTGACGGGCATCTGGCCCCCGATGGTCGCCGTCGAGAGCGGTAGCATGGAACCGCACATCGACACCGGCGACATGGTGCTCGTCTCCGACACGAACCGCTACGCCGGCGGGGCGGCGGACGAACACGGCATCGTCACCCGCGCGGCGGCGGAGGGGTACACCCGCTTCTCCGACGGGGGCGACGTCGTCGTCTACATGCCGCCCGGCAGGACGGGGTCGCCGATAATCCACCGCGCGCAGTTCCGCGTCGATGCCGGCGAGAACTGGTACGACAGGGCCGACCCCGACGCCATCGGTGCGGGCGTCGATAGCTGTGCGGAACTGACGAACTGCCCGGCGCCGAACGCGGGCTACATCACGAAGGGCGACGACGTGGCGCGGTACGACCAGGCGACCGGACTCGCGCCGCCCGTCGCGCCCGAGTGGGTCCGCGCGAAGGCGCAGGTCCGCGTCCCCTTCCTCGGGTGGGTGCGACTCGCCATCGCCGGGAAACTGTAG
- a CDS encoding cation diffusion facilitator family transporter: MSGDRSRVMRRVGFVILAVNVGLALAKAGVWWSTGSLAVGSEAVNSAADAVYSIIVLAGLYLTTQPPDFEHPHGHERIEPFVSLFVAVGVFAAGAGVLWNATTSVLNGTYGRTAGTAGVAVLVVSAVVKYGLYRYCLRIGERTHSPAIVATALDNRNDILTAGAALVGVLGASYGVPILDPIAAGVVSLGIVYTGYEIVRDNVNYLVGAAPPDDLTAEILERALEHPEVRGAHDVVAHYVGPEIDVSLHIEVEGDMTLFEAHDIESAVVESIRDLPEVDDVFVHVDPKELGEWKEDDRTTRLFERRAREK, from the coding sequence ATGAGCGGCGACCGAAGCAGGGTGATGCGCCGGGTGGGGTTCGTCATCCTCGCGGTGAACGTCGGACTCGCCCTCGCGAAGGCCGGCGTCTGGTGGTCGACGGGGAGCCTCGCCGTCGGGTCCGAAGCCGTCAACAGCGCCGCCGACGCCGTCTACAGCATCATCGTCCTCGCGGGCCTGTACCTGACGACGCAACCGCCCGACTTCGAACACCCGCACGGCCACGAGCGAATCGAACCGTTCGTCTCCCTGTTCGTCGCCGTCGGCGTCTTCGCGGCCGGCGCGGGCGTCCTGTGGAACGCGACCACCTCCGTCCTGAACGGGACGTACGGGCGCACCGCCGGGACGGCGGGCGTCGCCGTCCTCGTCGTCTCCGCCGTCGTGAAGTACGGCCTCTACCGCTACTGCCTCCGCATCGGCGAGCGAACCCACTCGCCCGCCATCGTCGCCACCGCCCTCGACAACCGCAACGACATCCTCACCGCCGGCGCGGCCCTCGTCGGCGTCCTCGGCGCGAGTTACGGCGTCCCCATCCTCGACCCCATCGCCGCGGGCGTCGTCTCCTTGGGCATCGTCTACACGGGCTACGAAATCGTCCGCGACAACGTGAACTACCTCGTCGGCGCGGCGCCGCCGGACGACCTGACGGCGGAGATTCTCGAACGCGCACTCGAACACCCCGAGGTGCGGGGCGCGCACGACGTGGTCGCCCACTACGTCGGCCCGGAGATAGACGTGAGCCTCCACATCGAGGTGGAGGGCGACATGACGCTGTTCGAGGCGCACGACATCGAGTCGGCGGTGGTCGAGTCGATACGCGACTTGCCCGAGGTGGACGACGTGTTCGTCCACGTCGACCCGAAGGAACTCGGCGAGTGGAAGGAGGACGACCGGACGACCCGCCTGTTCGAGCGACGCGCCCGCGAGAAGTAG
- a CDS encoding metallophosphoesterase family protein: protein MSEPGFDADVPHRRLDVDDWDDVYVVGDVHGCRSELERMLEKLGVSDDDLVVFVGDLVRKGPDSAGVVSLVREAENMFTVRGNNEEKLIRGTKELDELTDDQMAWIRDLPVAISWADTLVVHGGVDPRKPLADHSVDELENCRELDGADGEPYWWEVHEGPHRVFFGHTPLAAPVYRRHAVGLDTGCVYGNELTAYDWHDDEFVTVSPEETVQERAASKWVRPAVAPMQ, encoded by the coding sequence ATGAGTGAGCCAGGGTTCGACGCGGACGTACCACACCGGCGACTCGACGTGGACGACTGGGACGACGTCTACGTCGTCGGCGACGTGCACGGCTGCCGGTCCGAACTGGAGCGCATGCTCGAGAAACTCGGCGTCAGCGACGACGACTTGGTCGTCTTCGTCGGCGACCTGGTCCGCAAGGGACCCGACAGCGCGGGCGTGGTGTCGCTGGTCCGCGAGGCCGAGAACATGTTCACCGTCCGCGGCAACAACGAGGAGAAACTCATCCGCGGGACGAAGGAACTCGACGAACTCACCGACGACCAGATGGCGTGGATTCGGGACCTCCCCGTCGCCATCTCGTGGGCGGATACCCTCGTCGTCCACGGCGGCGTGGACCCGCGGAAACCGCTGGCCGACCACTCCGTCGACGAGTTAGAGAACTGCCGCGAACTCGACGGCGCGGACGGCGAGCCCTACTGGTGGGAGGTTCACGAGGGACCCCACCGCGTCTTCTTCGGCCACACGCCGCTGGCCGCGCCCGTCTACCGCCGCCACGCCGTCGGCCTCGACACCGGCTGTGTCTACGGCAACGAACTCACCGCCTACGACTGGCACGACGACGAGTTCGTCACCGTGTCGCCCGAGGAGACGGTGCAGGAGCGGGCGGCGTCGAAGTGGGTCCGCCCCGCCGTCGCCCCGATGCAGTGA
- a CDS encoding DUF7835 family putative zinc beta-ribbon protein: MSTKPDPSEFVEPCRDCGRDTPHRVGVELVTESGDPTTAPFSREPYRVSVCTVCGAEESVRMNGG, from the coding sequence ATGAGTACGAAACCCGACCCCTCCGAGTTCGTCGAACCGTGCCGCGACTGCGGGCGCGACACGCCGCACCGCGTCGGCGTCGAACTCGTGACGGAGAGCGGAGACCCGACCACCGCGCCGTTCTCTCGGGAACCCTACCGCGTCTCCGTCTGCACCGTCTGCGGGGCCGAGGAGTCGGTTCGGATGAACGGCGGGTGA
- a CDS encoding PQQ-binding-like beta-propeller repeat protein yields the protein MPSTTSRRRFLAAFGAVRWRVPVDGYVESGVTVADGALFFATKGGESERGEDAEPRVYAVE from the coding sequence ATGCCCTCCACCACGTCCAGACGGCGCTTCCTCGCGGCGTTCGGTGCAGTCCGGTGGCGGGTCCCCGTCGACGGCTACGTCGAGAGCGGGGTCACCGTCGCCGACGGCGCCTTGTTCTTCGCGACGAAGGGCGGCGAGAGCGAACGCGGCGAGGACGCCGAACCCCGCGTCTACGCGGTGGAGTGA
- a CDS encoding tRNA (N(6)-L-threonylcarbamoyladenosine(37)-C(2))-methylthiotransferase, which translates to MARYHIETYGCTSNRGESRAIESALRDAGHYRVEGPEEADVAIMNTCTVVEKTERNMLRRAKELEEETADLIVTGCMALAQGEEFREEDVDAQILHWDDVPSAVTNGECPTPGPDTEPVLDGVVGILPIARGCMSNCSYCITKFATGRVDSPPVEENVEKARALVHAGAKEIRITGQDTGVYGWDDGDRKLPELLDRICSEIDGEFRVRLGMANPGGVHGIHEELADVFAEHDELYNFIHLPVQSGSDTVLADMRRQHRVDKFVEIVETFDERLDYWTLSTDFIVGFPTETEADHEQSMALFREVRPEKVNVTRFSKRPGTDAAEMKGLGGTVKKERSKAMSELKMDVVAEAYESMVGETRRVMVVQEGTGDSVKCRDDAYRQIIVQNASEHGVEPGDFLDVEVTGHQTVYAFGKPV; encoded by the coding sequence ATGGCCCGATATCACATCGAGACGTACGGCTGCACCTCCAACCGCGGTGAGAGCCGCGCCATCGAGAGCGCGCTCCGCGATGCCGGCCACTACCGCGTCGAGGGGCCCGAGGAAGCCGACGTCGCCATCATGAACACCTGTACGGTCGTCGAGAAGACGGAGCGCAACATGCTCCGACGGGCCAAAGAGCTGGAAGAAGAGACGGCGGACCTCATCGTCACGGGCTGTATGGCGCTGGCGCAGGGAGAGGAGTTCCGCGAGGAGGACGTGGACGCCCAGATACTCCACTGGGACGACGTGCCGAGTGCGGTGACGAACGGCGAGTGCCCCACCCCGGGGCCGGACACCGAACCCGTGCTGGACGGCGTCGTCGGCATCCTCCCCATCGCCCGCGGCTGTATGTCGAACTGCTCGTACTGCATCACGAAGTTCGCCACCGGGCGCGTGGACTCGCCGCCCGTCGAGGAGAACGTCGAGAAGGCGCGGGCGCTCGTCCACGCCGGCGCGAAGGAGATTCGTATCACCGGGCAGGACACGGGCGTGTACGGCTGGGACGACGGGGACAGGAAGCTCCCCGAACTGCTCGACCGCATCTGCTCGGAGATAGACGGCGAGTTCCGCGTCCGCCTCGGGATGGCGAACCCCGGCGGCGTCCACGGCATCCACGAGGAGTTGGCCGACGTGTTCGCCGAACACGACGAACTCTACAACTTCATCCACCTGCCCGTCCAGTCGGGGTCCGACACCGTGCTGGCGGACATGCGACGACAGCACCGCGTGGACAAGTTCGTCGAGATCGTGGAGACGTTCGACGAGCGACTCGACTACTGGACGCTCTCGACGGACTTCATCGTCGGCTTCCCCACCGAGACGGAGGCGGACCACGAGCAGAGCATGGCGCTCTTCCGCGAGGTGCGCCCCGAGAAGGTGAACGTCACGCGCTTCTCGAAGCGCCCCGGCACCGACGCCGCCGAGATGAAGGGCCTCGGCGGGACGGTGAAGAAGGAGCGCTCGAAGGCGATGTCCGAGTTGAAGATGGACGTCGTCGCCGAGGCGTACGAGTCGATGGTCGGCGAGACGCGACGGGTGATGGTCGTCCAGGAGGGCACCGGCGACTCCGTGAAGTGCCGCGACGACGCCTACCGGCAGATAATCGTGCAGAACGCCTCCGAACACGGCGTCGAACCCGGCGACTTCCTCGACGTCGAGGTGACGGGTCACCAGACGGTGTACGCGTTCGGGAAGCCGGTGTAG
- a CDS encoding HIT family protein: MDQIFAPWRIEWVERDGDGDGDCPFCALPDADDDRANRIVARSDRSFVLLNNYPYNPGHAMVIPYRHAGSWGDLTDAELLDHAKLKARTLEALDTALGPDGANAGENLGGGAAGGSIDDHLHTHVVPRWNGDTNFMPVVGDTKVIVEALDDTYDRLHEAFAAQDGAHADGDDDAVAFDFGAGDD; this comes from the coding sequence ATGGACCAGATATTCGCCCCGTGGCGCATCGAGTGGGTCGAACGCGACGGCGACGGCGACGGCGACTGTCCGTTCTGCGCGCTCCCCGACGCCGACGACGACAGGGCGAACCGAATCGTCGCGCGGAGCGACCGCTCGTTCGTCCTCCTCAACAACTACCCGTACAACCCCGGCCACGCGATGGTCATCCCCTACCGCCACGCCGGGTCGTGGGGCGACCTGACCGACGCGGAACTGCTCGACCACGCGAAACTGAAGGCGCGGACGCTGGAGGCCCTCGACACCGCCCTCGGCCCGGACGGGGCCAACGCGGGCGAGAACCTCGGCGGCGGCGCCGCCGGCGGGTCCATCGACGACCACCTGCACACGCACGTCGTCCCGCGGTGGAACGGCGACACGAACTTCATGCCCGTCGTCGGCGACACGAAGGTCATCGTCGAGGCGTTGGACGACACGTACGACCGCCTCCACGAGGCGTTCGCGGCGCAGGACGGTGCCCACGCGGACGGCGACGACGACGCCGTCGCGTTCGACTTCGGGGCGGGCGACGACTGA
- a CDS encoding GNAT family N-acetyltransferase — protein MDDDYELVRSVPDAETFCALREAAGMSPRSLDGARRGLPNTLFGVRVEYEGGAETDPDARDGPREVVGMARVVGDGGTVYQITDMAVHPDHQGRGLGSAMMDELVAYLDREAPEHAYVNLFADVDGFYERWGFADTAPESVGMYRRFDGDAP, from the coding sequence ATGGACGACGACTACGAACTCGTCCGGTCGGTCCCCGACGCGGAGACGTTCTGCGCCCTCCGCGAGGCGGCCGGGATGTCGCCCCGAAGCCTCGACGGCGCCCGCCGCGGCCTGCCGAACACGCTGTTCGGCGTGCGCGTCGAGTACGAGGGCGGGGCCGAGACGGACCCGGACGCGAGGGACGGACCCCGCGAGGTGGTGGGGATGGCCCGCGTCGTCGGCGACGGGGGCACCGTCTACCAGATAACCGACATGGCGGTCCACCCCGACCACCAGGGCCGAGGGCTGGGGAGCGCGATGATGGACGAACTCGTCGCCTACCTCGACCGGGAGGCCCCCGAACACGCCTACGTGAACCTCTTCGCCGACGTGGACGGCTTCTACGAGCGCTGGGGGTTCGCGGACACGGCGCCCGAGTCGGTGGGGATGTACCGGCGGTTCGACGGCGACGCGCCGTGA